A DNA window from Aspergillus nidulans FGSC A4 chromosome I contains the following coding sequences:
- a CDS encoding uncharacterized protein (transcript_id=CADANIAT00007296) gives MGAASLAKTLFIPAVISLALYVLISFIIVPFFRRYHQRYSQYLPLETITAHTSSLWERIADAIMRRFLPSSWRQQAHISDPNDNISILDEEGEIMVGMNMDSAQREALERQRNTVAEDEGRLSRELEEGFMDDSDEEVNQDNWTGRHR, from the exons ATGGGCGCAGCGAGTCTGGCGAAG ACGCTCTTCATTCCGGCCGTGATATCGCTAGCCCTATACGTCCTCATTTCCTTCATAATCGTTCCTTTCTTTCGCCGCTACCACCAACGATACTCGCAATACCTTCCTCTAGAAACCATCACAGCACATACATCTTCACTTTGGGAGCGCATAGCAGACGCCATCATGCGTCGTTTTCTTCCCTCGTCCTGGCGACAACAAGCACATATCTCTGATCCGAACGATAATATCAGCattctggacgaggagggGGAGATAATGGTCGGCATGAATATGGACTCTGCGCAACGTGAAGCTTTAGAAAGACAACGAAATACggttgctgaagatgagggAAGGTTAAGCCGGGAACTTGAAGAGGGATTTATGGATgatagcgacgaggaggtcaaTCAGGACAACTGGACGGGCAGGCATCGGTAA